A window of the Ipomoea triloba cultivar NCNSP0323 chromosome 14, ASM357664v1 genome harbors these coding sequences:
- the LOC116005272 gene encoding rho-N domain-containing protein 1, chloroplastic isoform X1, whose amino-acid sequence MSCRIYFPAKSFSGFGLPDGKCLPCSGLSGGVVNISPCSSPGKWKKFPKANILHLESTTRSSSFVCSASSSNPRNNPDFSKYSKHGGFRRQNEDRDGYDNLEESEMFSSENGPLLTASNTSKVQGTATPGPREKKIVELFRKVQAQLRERAAVKEGNKVPEPKAKGKGKESETVDSLLKLLRKHAVQKEKKTDSTTDFILDQSDERSTDSIESKSILKRQQQESEAPVGNRPMSNFRRRSPVSRVKFQPSYSEEDTVNPVAPAETDGEPLGINSKLKSLNNTGSKVDELESLTEPIFSDVFDELSEDESTDIHDEDDNDEEHNQVGANKFDEMTVPELRAIAKTRGVKGYSKMKKVELIELLSQT is encoded by the exons ATGTCGTGCAGGATTTATTTCCCTGCAAAAAGCTTTTCAG GATTTGGGTTACCAGATGGTAAATGTCTCCCATGCTCTGGGTTATCTGGAGGAGTGGTGAACATATCTCCATGTTCTTCTCCTGGTAAATGGAAGAAATTTCCCAAGGCCAATATTTTACATCTGGAATCTACTACCAGGAGTTCATCTTTTGTTTGTAGTGCTAGTTCTAGCAATCCGAGGAATAATCCTGATTTTTCAAAGTATAGCAAGCATGGGGGTTTCCGAAGGCAAAATGAAGATAGAGATGGCTATGATAACCTAGAAGAGTCTGAAATGTTCTCATCTGAAAATGGGCCACTGCTTACTGCATCCAATACATCGAAAGTCCAAGGGACTGCAACTCCTGGTCCAAGGGAGAAGAAGATTGTTGAACTATTCAGGAAGGTGCAGGCTCAACTCCGTGAAAGAGCGGCTGTGAAAGAAGGTAACAAAGTTCCAGAGCCAAAGGCTAAGGGTAAAGGTAAAGAGAGTGAAACTGTAGATTCGCTTTTGAAGCTTTTAAGGAAACATGCCGTTCAGAAAGAGAAGAAAACTGACAGTACTACTGACTTCATTCTGGATCAGTCTGATGAGAGAAGCACGGACAGCATTGAATCAAAAAGCATTTTGAAGCGGCAACAGCAAGAAAGTGAAGCCCCTGTGGGTAACCGACCAATGTCAAATTTCCGACGGAGATCACCAGTTTCTAGGGTCAAGTTTCAGCCTAGTTATTCCGAGGAAGATACTGTTAACCCTGTTGCACCTGCTGAAACCGATGGAGAACCTCTTGGGATAAATTCAAAACTCAAATCTCTCAATAACACTGGAAGTAAGGTTGATGAGCTTGAGTCTCTCACAGAACCAATTTTCTCAGATGTGTTTGATGAGCTGTCAGAGGACGAGAGTACTGACATTCATGATGAAGATGATAATGATGAAGAACATAACCAAGTTGGCGCCAACAAGTTTGATGAAATGACAGTACCCGAACTGAGAGCGATTGCAAAGACTCGCGGTGTGAAAGGATACTCAAAAATGAAGAAAGTAGAGCTCATTGAGTTGCTGAGCCAAACATGA
- the LOC116005272 gene encoding rho-N domain-containing protein 1, chloroplastic isoform X2: MSCRIYFPAKSFSDGKCLPCSGLSGGVVNISPCSSPGKWKKFPKANILHLESTTRSSSFVCSASSSNPRNNPDFSKYSKHGGFRRQNEDRDGYDNLEESEMFSSENGPLLTASNTSKVQGTATPGPREKKIVELFRKVQAQLRERAAVKEGNKVPEPKAKGKGKESETVDSLLKLLRKHAVQKEKKTDSTTDFILDQSDERSTDSIESKSILKRQQQESEAPVGNRPMSNFRRRSPVSRVKFQPSYSEEDTVNPVAPAETDGEPLGINSKLKSLNNTGSKVDELESLTEPIFSDVFDELSEDESTDIHDEDDNDEEHNQVGANKFDEMTVPELRAIAKTRGVKGYSKMKKVELIELLSQT, encoded by the exons ATGTCGTGCAGGATTTATTTCCCTGCAAAAAGCTTTTCAG ATGGTAAATGTCTCCCATGCTCTGGGTTATCTGGAGGAGTGGTGAACATATCTCCATGTTCTTCTCCTGGTAAATGGAAGAAATTTCCCAAGGCCAATATTTTACATCTGGAATCTACTACCAGGAGTTCATCTTTTGTTTGTAGTGCTAGTTCTAGCAATCCGAGGAATAATCCTGATTTTTCAAAGTATAGCAAGCATGGGGGTTTCCGAAGGCAAAATGAAGATAGAGATGGCTATGATAACCTAGAAGAGTCTGAAATGTTCTCATCTGAAAATGGGCCACTGCTTACTGCATCCAATACATCGAAAGTCCAAGGGACTGCAACTCCTGGTCCAAGGGAGAAGAAGATTGTTGAACTATTCAGGAAGGTGCAGGCTCAACTCCGTGAAAGAGCGGCTGTGAAAGAAGGTAACAAAGTTCCAGAGCCAAAGGCTAAGGGTAAAGGTAAAGAGAGTGAAACTGTAGATTCGCTTTTGAAGCTTTTAAGGAAACATGCCGTTCAGAAAGAGAAGAAAACTGACAGTACTACTGACTTCATTCTGGATCAGTCTGATGAGAGAAGCACGGACAGCATTGAATCAAAAAGCATTTTGAAGCGGCAACAGCAAGAAAGTGAAGCCCCTGTGGGTAACCGACCAATGTCAAATTTCCGACGGAGATCACCAGTTTCTAGGGTCAAGTTTCAGCCTAGTTATTCCGAGGAAGATACTGTTAACCCTGTTGCACCTGCTGAAACCGATGGAGAACCTCTTGGGATAAATTCAAAACTCAAATCTCTCAATAACACTGGAAGTAAGGTTGATGAGCTTGAGTCTCTCACAGAACCAATTTTCTCAGATGTGTTTGATGAGCTGTCAGAGGACGAGAGTACTGACATTCATGATGAAGATGATAATGATGAAGAACATAACCAAGTTGGCGCCAACAAGTTTGATGAAATGACAGTACCCGAACTGAGAGCGATTGCAAAGACTCGCGGTGTGAAAGGATACTCAAAAATGAAGAAAGTAGAGCTCATTGAGTTGCTGAGCCAAACATGA